A stretch of the Kroppenstedtia eburnea genome encodes the following:
- a CDS encoding ABC transporter permease: protein MIKNGKVPLSLGIGVLLFTFFLILALAGPVLAPWPIQKEDEDPVHFVGRGEDWDVIVAPAEPDGEHWFGTDKLGRDVLSLMLHGLRYTLFVSAAIAGLRLVVGTWLGLYGGMSDKGFRWLEGLGWLGKIPVIILLYFLMMRISIGSQLPVVELILLQSLLMVMLGIPVVATHVMNKVRQYRKRLSVTVSQQMGASRGWLIRKHMFPLLKEDLGVLLVHEMILVLNLIGQLSLFHIFLGGTDTRMGEGAEYYSMTHEWLGLLGQGRSAIYTFPWLVLFPLLSYILLVFSLYLISIGLEQKRERLYNRHPHL, encoded by the coding sequence GTGATTAAAAATGGAAAGGTTCCCCTCTCTTTGGGGATCGGTGTCCTGTTGTTCACCTTTTTTCTGATACTTGCTCTGGCGGGGCCGGTACTTGCCCCTTGGCCGATCCAAAAGGAGGACGAGGACCCGGTCCATTTTGTGGGCAGGGGGGAGGATTGGGATGTGATCGTGGCCCCCGCGGAACCCGATGGGGAGCACTGGTTTGGCACGGACAAACTGGGACGGGATGTATTGTCCCTGATGTTGCATGGCCTGCGCTACACCCTGTTTGTCTCGGCGGCCATTGCGGGACTGCGGCTGGTGGTGGGTACATGGCTGGGGTTGTACGGAGGGATGAGTGACAAGGGGTTCAGATGGTTGGAAGGGTTGGGGTGGCTGGGGAAGATTCCGGTGATCATCCTCCTCTACTTTTTGATGATGAGGATCAGTATTGGCAGTCAACTACCCGTCGTGGAGTTGATCCTGCTTCAGTCTCTCCTGATGGTGATGCTGGGAATTCCCGTAGTCGCCACCCATGTGATGAACAAGGTGCGGCAATATCGGAAGCGCCTGTCAGTCACCGTTTCCCAACAAATGGGGGCGAGCCGGGGGTGGCTCATCCGGAAGCATATGTTCCCCCTGTTGAAAGAGGATCTCGGGGTTTTGCTGGTTCATGAAATGATCTTGGTCCTCAACCTGATCGGGCAACTGAGTCTGTTTCACATTTTTCTGGGCGGTACGGATACGAGAATGGGTGAGGGAGCGGAATATTACTCCATGACCCACGAATGGCTGGGGCTGTTGGGGCAGGGGCGGAGCGCAATATACACTTTCCCCTGGCTGGTTCTGTTTCCCCTGCTTTCCTACATTTTGCTGGTGTTCTCCTTATACCTGATCTCCATTGGACTGGAACAGAAGAGGGAGCGGCTGTATAACCGACATCCCCATCTGTGA
- a CDS encoding ABC transporter permease subunit — protein sequence MKPIAAGCIPVLLILSVATLPVVVGVEQGYLSFHPEVGVGLISEYLRGVFDGTSFRYVIEEEHLFRADVHSGYTGGFGEVLSKFFPFSAAMTLVCGMIALPIAIPAGMVMRRARGWVKHLFGFLTLIPDFAFALLLQLSVVLIYQRTGVLVAETATFGEDRAVLLPALTLLLLPLVYLVRQTSHQTRSILTEDYILTAKAKGLSHRLIHARHVFRNLLPFIRAELHYITSMLLGSLFVVEYLFNLEGMTRLLYLLGYQYPLLVNTLFSLAAIYLLTYGALQMTVFALERGLARD from the coding sequence ATGAAACCGATTGCAGCAGGTTGTATTCCGGTGTTGTTGATTTTGTCGGTGGCCACCTTGCCCGTGGTGGTGGGGGTGGAGCAGGGGTATCTCTCTTTCCATCCGGAAGTCGGGGTGGGCTTGATCTCTGAATACCTCCGGGGTGTTTTCGATGGAACAAGCTTTCGTTATGTGATAGAAGAAGAACATCTGTTCAGGGCAGATGTACACAGTGGGTACACCGGAGGATTTGGTGAAGTCCTGAGCAAATTCTTTCCCTTTTCGGCTGCTATGACCCTGGTTTGCGGCATGATCGCTCTTCCCATCGCCATTCCTGCGGGGATGGTGATGAGAAGAGCGAGAGGGTGGGTGAAGCATTTGTTCGGCTTTTTGACCCTGATTCCCGACTTCGCATTCGCCTTGTTGTTGCAACTGTCGGTGGTCTTGATCTATCAACGGACCGGGGTGTTGGTGGCGGAGACAGCCACCTTCGGTGAGGATCGGGCGGTGCTCCTGCCCGCCCTCACGTTGCTGTTACTGCCCTTGGTCTATCTGGTCCGTCAGACTTCCCATCAGACCCGGTCCATCTTGACGGAGGATTATATCCTGACGGCGAAGGCGAAGGGACTTTCCCATCGACTGATTCACGCCCGGCATGTTTTTCGCAACCTCCTCCCCTTCATTCGGGCGGAGTTGCATTATATCACTTCCATGTTGTTGGGGAGCTTGTTCGTGGTGGAGTATCTGTTCAACCTGGAAGGGATGACCCGGTTGCTTTACCTGTTGGGCTACCAATACCCGCTGTTGGTGAATACCCTCTTTTCCCTGGCGGCGATCTATTTGCTCACCTATGGTGCCTTGCAGATGACGGTCTTCGCCCTGGAGAGGGGGCTGGCCCGTGATTAA
- a CDS encoding CoA-binding protein yields MHQNPDHDEIRSLLKNAKNIAVVGLSDKPDRTSHMIARALQEAGYRIFPVNPVLKEPVLGEKPYAALAEIEEPIDIVDVFRRSEYCVPIAKDAVAAGAKALWLQQGIVNEEAAAIAGDAGLTVVMDRCIKVDHAILLGRS; encoded by the coding sequence TTGCATCAAAATCCTGATCATGATGAAATCAGAAGTCTGTTGAAAAACGCAAAAAATATTGCCGTGGTCGGCCTGTCAGACAAGCCGGACCGGACCAGCCACATGATCGCCCGAGCTCTGCAAGAGGCAGGCTACCGCATCTTCCCGGTCAATCCCGTCCTCAAGGAACCGGTCCTCGGAGAGAAGCCTTATGCCGCCCTTGCGGAGATTGAGGAACCGATCGATATCGTCGATGTGTTTCGGAGGAGTGAATATTGTGTTCCGATTGCAAAGGATGCAGTGGCAGCCGGAGCCAAAGCGTTGTGGTTGCAGCAGGGAATCGTCAACGAAGAGGCGGCCGCCATCGCCGGCGATGCAGGTTTGACCGTGGTAATGGATCGTTGTATCAAAGTGGATCATGCGATATTGTTGGGGAGGAGCTGA